A window of Strigops habroptila isolate Jane chromosome 5, bStrHab1.2.pri, whole genome shotgun sequence genomic DNA:
CCAAATCTGTTAAACAAAATCTGCCTGCTGTGTAGACTTAAACAACAAACACGAACAGTCAGAAGCTAGTCACCTGAAATACGCAATAAAGAGGCACTATGTTCTGGTCTCAACTTTAGAACTtaggaagtgaaagaaaaacattgctgGTCTTGAGACAGATAACCAGACCATGCTGCAGTTTGTGACTGCTGTATCTAATAAGATTTCATCAAGATGCTAtatcaaaacatgaaaaattaaattcatggGTGACTAAATATTCTAGAACTCTACACAATCATATAGCAAATGGGTATGAGATCTACAGTGTAAATCAGGTTGCTACATAAATCAGAACATTTCACATGTATCAGCTATTAAAGGAGAAATGTCAGCTTGTGTCTCATACCTTGCACTTCTTCGCAGGTGATGCACAAGTGGAATGTGAAGAAAGCAGCATGGAGTTTCTTTTTTGACCAAACCgactccttaaaaaaaaaaaaaaaaaaaaaaaaaaaaaatcacaaaataattaaCTCCATAAAAGATCTTTGTCAAAATGATTAGGATAGTTTTGCCAAAGACACTGATTGGGTTTGCATTTTAGGGTTCTCAAGAGCTCTCTGCCAAactctctctcctcttctgtGCAACAATAATGCTTTCTTTGTACTTTGTAATGGACTTCCTAGGCTTGTAATATGCCTTCCTGtctttattaaatataaaacacaaaactccACTTTGATACAGGTTACTGCAAATACCaagtggaaaaaagaataaaatccatAGCATCCTAAGGAactcttctggttttggaaaagcagcatgagaACTGAACTTACTTTATTCCTGCTGGTGCACCTGAAAGACCACTCATGCCTGTCCATGTTGGCACACCAGAAGCAGCTCCTAAACATCGCTGTCGAGAGACTTTTAAGGCTCTTAAGGCATCCTGGGCTACTCTGCTTGCTTCTGCTTCCACCAGCACATGATCTGCACTGGAAGCTTCCATAATGGCATCATGCTTCATAACACTGTGTACCCCTAAGAACCAGAAGAcacaagaaaagctgaaggaggACATCTGTTAATATATACGGTTAgctgtaaaattaaatattcactATTTAAGTGAATGCCAcaatcacattttttctttttcatgttgatTATATTCAGCACTTCAGTATAGTAATTTCTAATAAGGGAACCTCCTTCTATATCAGTTAAGCAATCAATTTGACAGCAAACCACTTCTGGTGTGCTGATGAGGTCATTATTCAAAACAGACTTGGCAATTATGTGGGTAAATCGATCATTTCTATTGTTATGGACAGGACAGACAGAAGTGAAACCCTTGCGTAAATGAAGGTTTGTTACATCCTAATTTCCAGAAACACTGCACTACTTCTACATACAGAAGCATTTCTGGAAGGCTGCAGATCTGAAATATTTGTGCCAAGTTAATTAACACATTCCTAACTACAGCATTTCaattataaacattttaatgtttcactACAGtaacagaatagaaaaaaacacattttgtgttATAACTCTAGCCATCAGAGTAACAGAACTGCTCCATCCTTAACTTGCAAGTTTTATATACCTTTTTGAATAGTCTGATACCATTGAGCAGCCAAATGTTACCTGATTTTTTGAAAAGTTTCTCCAAGACGTaatcatcatttttctttgagtcttcctccttctcttcacTGTTCTCCCTTCTGTATCGCTTTTGTTTCACTAGATGAGGAATGCGCTCTCCTTCAAACTTGGCATCTTTGTGCCGTTTCTTCTTAGACTTATCTTTGTGGCTCTCATGTGACAGTATATCTACcctgtgctttgtttttgaGGTACATTTATAATGATTATCTAATTGCCCATCTTCAGTTTTAGCAACCTGCTTTTCCCAAGAGCCAGCTGCATCACACGTAAGGCTAAAATCTCCCTTGACATTTACATTAGCTGCTCCAGGTATTTCACCAGCCACCATGGGGTCCAGACAGTTGGTATTCTCTGAAGACCCTGCATCACCTGGCAGTAAGTGGGATGTAGATTTGTCAGCTCCTTCCAAATCTTCCTCCTTGCTTTTATTGAATGAATTTATATTAGTAGCAGCTTGTGCATTATCTTTTGCATAGCTATTTTGGTCAAAGGCTTCCAAATTTCCTTTGGTTTCCTCACTTGTCTCTATTGCTTTAGAAGAAGAACTTGTCACGTGGGTGGTTGAGTAGGAATTGGATAACTTGGTGCACTTTGGTGAACTGCCTTCTGTAAGATGAAAATCACCTTTAGAAGCATCATTATCAGGTGGCTTTTCAAGCTTCCGTTTCAAGTGGTGTTTTGGGACTTGAACATCTGATCCAGTACCTGAGGGATGAATTAGTATCCATTTATCAAAcacttcaaacatttttctcttttaaacaaatagaaaaaaatcgTGTACCTGCAAAAATTGCACTTGTTTCTGTCCCCTGAGACACATCTGGGCTGCTCAGAGTAAAAAGTTCATAAAGGTCATTGGATTTGAAAAAGCGCCTCTGCTTAGGGTCTTTCAGCACTCGGTTCGTTAAAAACTGTTTGAAGATTtgtctaaaaaagaaaaaaggtacttttgcatgaaaaaatgTCTAGCTATGTTTAAGTACTGAATACAGTACTTAAACAGAAAACTGTGTAAACACAAATGTTACCCTGTAGAACAATTAAGCAGTGGGAAGATGATGTTAGTTTCCAAAAGATAATCTTGAGTTAGTAACTTTCAAACAACCAACTAAATTGTTAAACACAGGGATTTATTGTTTTTCAATAACCCCATAACACAACAGGTAACCACCATCCTGAAATGACCTATGAAGCTTCCCTTAACTAAGCAATAAATAACTTTACagctagattttttttgtgtgtccaTTAAAACGGAGAAGCTTGCATATATTACAGTAAGACTATCAGAAAGctcctgaaagcaaaacaagaccTTGCTAAAATGACAACATTTTAATGGTTCAATTGGTTGGAGGAATCAAAAGACAAAGAGTAGCTCAGTCTGATAGTGATGACTGGATAACAACcactgaaaagggaaatacGAGTTGTAGTGGAGAGGAAGGCAAGAAAGAGCCCAtctctttccttccagaaagGAACAAATCTAGGGGAGAACTAAGCTGCAAAAAGTCTTCTAGTACTGGTAAATCTACTTCTATGCCATGTTTGTACCTCATAGCTTTTGATTGCAAGTTCTAGGCACTATTTTCCTGTACAAAAGGTACGTCCCTAAATAAAGCTAGAAATCAGTTCTCAAGAAGGGTTTTAATCACGGTTTTGGCTCTGCTGGCATTAAGCAGGGAAACTGTTTTTAAATCCAATTGGCAAAAACCAAGTTTAAACACAGGTGCCAGCTACTGCAGTGCACATATCAGAAGACTTTAAATTTTTAAGAATTAACTGAGCTTCATCTCTGTGCAGGGATGAGATATTTGCAGGGAAGAGAACATgggcaaagagaaaagacaacTTGCTTAAAGTTCAAGGTCCACTGTACTgttctggaaagaaatgaaTTTCTGTCCTGACCCTTAGAGCCCACTTCCTTGATGTGGTCAGTGCTGTTCAAGCAGAATTATGCCAGAGGGACGCAAGCCAACCAACAGCGGATGCTTTGTGTCCATGTGGTAAAACAGATTAAAGAAGGCACTCAATAAGTGCAGGTATTTCATTATTTAGAGCTTttcattcatcttcattttcaaagaggATATTCCAGTTCTAAAGAGTAATGCCTAGTCAGAGGATTCCCATCTACATTCATTTGGAATTCATGTGAGTGAAGCTAACTACTGAGAAAGCtgaaagggaaagcaaaccaaaaaggTTTCATTGATTTCGAAATACAAGCACTTTAAGGCTTTAGCTACATTTTGGAATAAATAATGTGAATATGACTGCTGTTCTTGGGATTTAATTCTCTCTTTGGAATGATTTGGGAATAAAATCAAATGGGGTTTGCAAAGTAGTAAATGGATGTATGTACCACATACATCTTTACATATCCTAAGAACAATATAAAGAACTTGTTGATTTCAATTTACACTTCAGACTTGATGAGTCTCATGTTCTGAGTAAGGGGTTCATTTTTTCCTGCCTATGCCTCACACACTCTCATACACAGTGAATTCTTTATGTGCTAGACAAAGCTGCTGGAACAGATTGATGAGGTATATTTAGCATGTGGGTCTTGGAGCTAGAGAGGCAGCAGCATAGCCCTGCAGCTAGGAGTCTAATGTTATAGAAGTTTGACCATACCTGTCATGGTCAAGGTTGGGGTTTACCAGCcatgtgtgcacatgcacaagTATGTCACTGTTACATCACCTCAGATTCACTACAAACATTTTCTTGAGCATATAGCTGTATCCAGGAAATTGTTCTGACTGACCTGTGGTATATCTTCTCTTCAATAGTACCTGCAGTGAGAAGCCTGTACACAGTCACGTGTTTCTTTTGGCCTATTCTCCAAGCACGTTCCCGAGCCTGGAACACAAAACGTTTGGTTACCAGACATTAGCCTTTTAGACATTTGTTTGAGCTATTGATACCACTGTTTCAAACCTAGTTTGGACATTTAACACACAGTTCGAGAAGTTACATGGCTGTGATATCTCTACAGTATTAGGACAACTAActcagcaggaaagcagaacaaTTTAGAAAGTTTACATATGTAAAAAGACAATCCTCCAATTGTACCAATTGtgcaaaaaaatataaaaaaataaattatgttaaaaGTGGAACTTCTATCTATGATACATACTTTATATGGACTTATTCCAAAAGAGATCTATTTCACAATAGAGCTTTAATATATACATTTGCTttgaacttttcttctttttccaaacTGAAAGCTTTCTCACAAACATCTTGAACCAACTGCTAAAACACACCACTCTAGGTCAGACTACATACTCGCAGAGCTCAGAGCTATGTAGGATTTCCACCAAAATAGGTTTTCCTCTCAAACATGTAAGCCCCATATACTGTTAAGAGATCTGACAAACCAGAGCCTCATCACATCATCcgataaagaagaaattcttaaaGGTAGTGACTTAATAGCAGCTTCTAAGGACATAGCTACATATTATTTAGTGAGAAAGCCAATTTGAGCAGCACTTGTTCTCCTTTTCTTACCCAACATTGCCACCATGAACTGTCATGCCTGTTCACAAGTTTGCACAGCTGTACTCTCCCTTCATAAACATctagtttgtttatttatttatttaacccTCCCCAGCCCACTGTTCATTTGGCTACTCTCTAAGCAAGCTATGTGAATCAACAATATTGAAGAGTGGTAAGGTTTAACAGCATAAAGGGGATGTGGTGGGAACCACTTCAATTGGCTTTGCCACAAGAGTAGTCCTAATGTGGAACTGTCTCCTAAGTGACCATTGCTGGGAACAGCAACTTAGGGAAGAGCAACATAGTGTACTAACAGTATTTGAGAAGATAAATGTCcttttgtcttattttattagttttatttcaaCTGAGCTGGTAAATGGATTGTAATGAACCAAACTCACCTGTGTGTCTGTACTGGGATTCCAGTCAGGATCATAAATAATAACCCGATCAGCACCAGTCAAGTTAACTCCAATGCCACCAACACGAGttgttagaagaaaaataaagatggatTTGTCCTGTAACACAAGAGAGAATTTACTACAACAAGAATTACCACAGTAAtaacaagacttttttttttttttttttttaatttcctggatTCTTTTAttatcagcattattttcaaagatgcaAAGGGAGCCAAGAGAAGTAATACATTCTTTGTTTGCCCAATATCTTTTTTGACAAATAAAAGTAGCTGATCTAAATTTCATTTCCTGCTGTCCAATAAACCTTCTTTTGCCCCCTTTTcaactgtggttttttttttttcttagcagaaaACCCAATTTAAGTGTGAAAGAAGTGGtgacttttttctcctctcacaaagaaagtgattttatttGACTGAACTCCCCGGTTTCGTGTCTCAAACCTGAAgtagtatatttaaaaaaagacaaaaaaggaatGCAAGAACTCGATCATACTCACTAATAGGCATTAGTGTGTGGGATGCAACATCTCACCTCATTATATCTTGTTATAAGCGGCTGTCTGGAAGCTATTGTGGTGGTGCCATCCATTCTGAGGTAGGAATAGTTTCTCTCTCTCACAAAGACTTCAAGTATCTGCAGCATCTGTTGTGATGAGAAAAACTTAATAAAATCCAGACATAAAGACTGAGCGACTGAGCAACTGTCTGATCAAGTCATAAGAATTTCTCATACTAACTGCAGTCCcaatcaaacaaacaagatGACAACCAAAAACGTTTTAGACGTCaaaactttttacttttttagtCTTAATAGCAACTAAACCAATTAGCTCATCTTACCTGTCTTGACTGAGTGAAAAACAACACTCTGTGACCTTGCTTGTGCCATATTTTCAGCAAGGATTCCACCACTATCATTTTCCCTGAACGTTTCCAGTATCCAAATTGATCTGCTTCCTCCACTTCAGCATCTGGTACACCCTTCAAAATTTTTGGACCACCAGCGAAGAGGTCAGGGTGGTTGCAAATCTTCCTCAAAGCTACTAGCCCTGAGAAAATCTAAAgagtacagaagaaaaatatttttagtttcttgaCAAATAGTTGTATCTATAtaagacaaaagcaaacagcaatcCAGTCATCATCAAGAAGCTTGTTTTAAATAGTGGTTTGCTCTTTAGAGAAGCCAGTGGATGCTAATTCTTGTTTCATGAAAAGTTTTAGGGAAAATCAGTACAATAGAAGGTCAATGAAATTTTGTGCTCTTGTAAGCCTGTTCTGGTGACAATGTTAAGAAAATTCTGCAACAATTTCCACATTAGCAAAAGTGGTCCCTAGTGGGAACTCACAGTCAAACTTTTactactgaaaaggaaaaattccaCTAAGTTTCTTACTTGAAATTATCATCTGTCCTTTCAACTCCTGCCATGTTTGCAGGTAACTTAAGACAGACCTTGAGGATAGCATGTATACCTACCAGAATGCATGGTAACAAAGAACAGAGGAGTAAACATATTTAAGCATATGAAGCTGAAAATTACCACTTTTGATGTCATGTTAGAACGGTTCTATTCAGTTACACATTCAATAATATTACAAGTTTTATTTACTCTTCTGATATAACGTGCACCCATAAGAATGAACTAGCTTGAATCAGCAAATCCCTCAATCTTCTACGACTACAAGTTGGATGAGCCTGCTTATAATTTATGGTTTGTTTGTACAAtggaatttttgtttttcagatgggATTCACTGCTGTCATCACATTTAGTAAAAGCATTGACATTTACTGTTCAAAATTTTCAGAACTCTAGCAAATATGATAGCACATTCTGCAAGATCTTAGGGAAATTTCTGCAGGTAGCCTTGTACAAGCAGTCTCTTGAAGATCGAGctccttaaaataatttccattggGATAACTAAAATGGCTAGGCACTTGAAAAACACATGGCTACTATACCTTTGTgagatttggaaaaataagtCAAAACAGTGACAACATCAGTATCTGCCTTGTACGGCACTGCAATACACATAGCTGTGTTGATCATATATCTAACCAGAGCTACTGGAGCTGAGGGGAGAAGGGATTTCACAGCACACAAGACAAGGAAACATGTAGTAAATGACAAATTATAACCAAGATATATTACTTCTCTTACAAACAATAGATCtctggacactgagccattgaccacatGTCAACTCTTCATGTGCAGCCAActctttatccaccgagtggtccatctatcaaattgatgtctctccaatttagagacaaggatgttgtgcaggacagtgtcaaacgctttgtACAAGTgcaggtagatgacatcaactgctttaACCCTAACTTAATCCATAAGTTCTGTAGgcccatcacagaaggccaccaatTGTTCCCAAGATCATAAACATATTGCAAAGCCCATTCCATTCCTACTTTTATTTGGTCATGCCACTACATATGGATCACTAACTCTACATATtccaaaaaacatttctgagaaaaaaaaaaaaaatagcagacaTCCACAAAAGCAGAACTTAGACCAGTGTGCTGGCTTCCTTTCTGCTCAGAATCCAGCTAGAAGAATGTGAAGATCAGTCCATGACCTTATCCATCAAACTCTACCTGTCTTTAACCTTAATTAATGCCAACCTGCATGTCTCCATTGAGAATCTGGTAAACTTCTTTAGAGTTGATGAACTTTTGATAGACTTCACGCTGCCCATCTGTCAGACGGCAAAATAGGACctaccaaaacaaacaaacaaaccaacccctcAAGCTCAAAGATTGGATTTTAGAGAAGGAGAGGGGTCAGATCTAATAGCAAAGATAAGCAAACCTGTTCATTTTTATCTGGAAGTGAAAGGCTCATTTTTACATCAGCCTTCATTCTTCGCAGCAAGTAGGGGTTTATGGTGTCCCGTAACACGCAGGCACATTTGTACGCAGTTTTTacctgaagaaggaagaaaacgCAAAAGTTGTATTTTGGTTCTTGATATTAATTTTAGCAATAAGCAAAGTTCCATAAGTAGCAATACAAAAATCCTAGTAAAATGAGATGGTTTATGATTTATGTGGATCTACACTTAGGTATTTGACATAACATGAACTGCAATGAAATTCATGTCAGCAACAATAACACTGACTAAGTATTCCTCAGATACCACCAATTTACCCTTCCTAATTTAGTGGACTTTAAAAGAGACTAGAAATGAGGTATTTCTTTTAGAAACCAACCCAAGAAGTGAGTGTAAACTTGCACAGAACCGAAATCCTAATGAAAAATTGCTAATACATATCCTCAAGATCAAAAAAGAAGCCTGCAGCAATGGTGATTACCAGACAATAAGTGAAGATTAGTGCTCGCCTGAGACtattaacacacacacacaaaaaaatcagtacaaGAAAATCCCCATGATCACAGAAACTAAAGGTCACTCCGGCCTTAAATGGAGCATATGGTTCTATAATGGGTAATGGATGTGTGAGATGGGCTTTATCTGCACATAATGGCTAAAAATACCTTCATTTctcttaaagcaaaacaaagaatataataaattattaatatatatatataaaccaaaTTGGATGTTCAATTTAGTGTAAGCTTTATACAAGTGAAGTACTTgaactcaaaaagaaaataaaactttagaAATGTATGCGTGCAAAACATtacagagaatattttaaaggataCAAGTTTATTAGCATTTATATGAAACTTAGTCTGCAGCTTATTATGCAGACAATTTACCTATCAGCTAATTTGCAAAATGTTTAAGTCATAAATACTAAGAACCGCAACTACAGAGATTAATAGACATATTCAttcaaaaaaatattccaaataatttttcctttcaaaattgAACAGCTAATCTACTTTCGGACTTTCAATAGTTactttagcttttaaaatgaaagtgttttcaatttgaatttaatttgaTTCCTCTGTTTCATAATTTGCTGAAAGCTTGACATCAAACAGGAAAGTTCTatttaaatacatcaaaataCAAGATCAGGTACCTCCCACCCCAATTTGCTTATCTTTACTTTACATCAAAGAATACTTCAAATGAATTAAACTGTAAGGCTTTTGACAAAAAACCCTGGTGTATAAGCTATACCCTTGTATAAATGGAATGGTCTCATTTAGTTAAACAGGTCTTCTCACACACCCAGCAGTAAAACACACATGCAACTCTCTTGGGTTAGGGTCTAGAACACACACCATGAAGTGTGtttaaaagacagttttcaTAAAACATAACAGTTTCCTTCACACAAAGTGATATTTTTGAAGCATTTACCTGGACAGCAGAAGCATTGGAATATCCTCCCATTGTTATTGGAACAGAAAATTGCTCCATGAACACAGGCAGTGTTCCCAGTTTCCCTGGGTATACAAAGTCAAAGAGGGACCAGAGCTCTTTTAGGTTATTTTGCATAGGGGAGCCAGACAAGATGATTCGATGTGGTGTGCGGaactgttaataaaaaaaaccccaaaacaacagaaaaagaaagttattttcatgaTATAACCTGCCTCCTGCCTCAAGGGATATTCAATTTCACCATCAATGAATTCTTATCTTAAAATATGTGGCCTGATATTCTTGAAAGGAACAGCTTTTGCAATACATTGTCCATaattttttagcagaaaatgaACACCAGCAATCTGACATTTGTCCCTAATGGTAAATTACAACACAGtttaaaatttctgatttttttttctctaccaGACTTCTGTAAATTTATCAATGTAAACTCATTTAAAAAGCTATGCAAATTAAATAGTCATATACAGACCACTGTAATTTAcacttttattctttattaatgGTCAACTGTGTATTTCTATCATAAAGCAATACAACTATTAGATTTTGGAACCGCCTCCCAGAGCGCTTAAAATCTTTAAGTACCTGCTTGCATGCAAGTGTGACTGCAGCATTTGGATTTCGGATTTTGTGACCCTCATCCAGAATCACATAATGCCAGTCATAGCTGTGGATGTTATCCTGCATCAGTCGAATGTATGAATAAGATGTAATTAAAATTCCATGGCATGAAGCAATTTCATGAATTAGTTTCACCTAAAATCAGAAAGTGCACATTGTCAGTAACAGTGAGATGGAAAACTCAAACCTACTGAACTACAGGTTTGCTGCCCAAGGTTCATgcaaaaagttttgaaaaagcagctgtatAATTGACTTAGCAAAGAATAAGCACAAGCAAGATTTTGATTATATGATTCTTAACTCATCTGTAAAACAATGAAGCACTTGAATACTGTAACAGATCAGAATTTGACTTGAAGCCTGGTCAGAAAGaaatggtgatttttatttttttactttttttttttttttttaaggcagcgcctgaaaaaacaaacattaaagTAACCGATTTCTTCAAGTTCTCTGATATTCACCTCACAAACCCAGCTTTGGGTACTGCACACAAGAACTAGaatgttagaagaaaaataagtgaaaaacaatgacaaaaatctATGTGGTTAATCCTAAATTCTGTCCAACCTCTCTCATTAATGGGAGTCATACATATGTTATTAAAGTCCACATTTTGTGCTTCTCTTGTAAGCGACATCCTTTCTCCAAGTATTTACTAGCCTTTATAGCTGTAAATTGTGTAGGCAGGGACAGTCTATTTCACATTTCACAGCATTTGTAATATTCAAGACATCTTTCTTGCATTTATCCTACATATGTAAATCTAGAAGATTCAAATAGAAGATGATGGGCTGGGAGGAATTCTGgatgaaacaaatacaaaagaaaaaataaaaaaagtagaacCACTATAGAATTTGCTAAAGGAAAGACAAACCCCTTATTCCTAGAAGTgcctttaaggaaaaaaaaaaaaaccaaaccaaaaaaaccctgaatccccccaaaacacccctcCCCTCcaagaaaaaccaaccaaacctcagaacccaacaaaaacaaaagggaaaaatccatCTCAAAGACCCAGATGGTCTTAAAAGTCCATCTCTTATTGTAAATTTTCTTGCTCAGACATACCCCAAGATTGAAAAAGCTCTTCTGCATTTAATTGTTCAAGAATTTCTACTTTCTGATTATCATCTTATAAGACCATGACCCACTATTTAACGTTGACATCTTGATTCTCAAGAGAATATGTAATCTTTAGAACAATGTGTATTAAAGACAAGAGTAGGATTTCTAGGCAACTGTGGACATCCAAAGCTTAATTTTACTGGTACATTGCCCATACTCGGCACTTGTGTCCTGCAGTCTCAGCACTGGCCTATCATAGAATATTGTAGACATCTCTACCCAAACACTTTAGACAAATCATCTCGGGCgatttcaaattaaaagcttGTAAAATATGTAACCTCTCCTAGTTTTTGCAATTAATAGGGTATGTCTGCAATTAGCCTGACTTACAGAATGCTACATTGTTGTCattaaaagatgttttgtgAAAGTGCTGCTGTTATTATGGAGGCTCAAGAGACCAATCCCTCCTAGAGGGCAAACAGTGGACTAGTAGAAAACAACAGCCATAAATCACGTTGTCAGGTAGCAGAGAGAACAGAAGTGAAACACAGGCACATGAAGGCCATTCACTGTAAACACACCACAGCAGAATCCTAGTCAGGATTTACTGAACCTGTAATTAATTAAAGTTTCCTTCAAGctaaatttttaataaacaagGATTTGTGCTGACAATGAAGAAATACACCACCACAATTTTATCAACTTGCTCTGCAACACTTATTAACTCTCATTTTACTGCACTGGGTACTTTTTCAGAGGTTGCCTTCAATTTAGTTGCTGCTCTTGGaataatgttaaatattttaaaatatgataaCAGATTTAATATTGATACACACTGGTTTGAAGCTGTGGCATTTCAGAATTTATAGTATTTTATCATGTATTCTTTAATTCACAATTTCTGCTTGGTTAGATTCAGATATGTTTAATtccctcccgcccccccccgaAAAATAGACTTTAATGAAGTATTTCAGgccatgcatttttaaacaaaaacattaaaaaaaata
This region includes:
- the ERCC6 gene encoding DNA excision repair protein ERCC-6 isoform X2, with product MPTDNSHLPDSVQEQDSVTTSSSNCLHNDEELGIEQENGICDNDLDNSVGVPSSASQPSTSMAVPLEVPRRGQPILQINRQQIQSISYSAQAAELKGLGVDVYDQDVLEQGVLQQVDNAINEANKATKIADAEKEYRSVLDDLRSCTTSLKQINKIIEQLSPQAADNKDINRKLDSVKRQKYNKEQQLKKIKAKQKRLQAILVGTEILDKVNEIEFEEDEEPGPSCLGSMLMPVQETEWEELIRTGQMTPFGTKIPQKPERKTRQLMLNEASDFEKYLADQAKLSSERKKLSLHKRAKKKLQAKSAQCIAPTSATKEKGGKALSKTDKRLKKHLRKLQKHALQIQSKADIPKEKKYPETKKSGREQEDDSGESEYVPDEELFDPEATEEEEKQASSHAENDSDYELRNLPRKRKCLVKRDFKEAEDDADFFPSSEDEEHTPKKGKVKRWRDDGDKDYYKQRLRRWQKERLKDKEHQTAEELSEESDTEFEEGFKVPGFLFKKLFKYQQTGVRWLWELHCQQAGGILGDEMGLGKTIQIIAFLAGLSYSKIRTRGSNYRYQGLGPTVIVCPATVMHQWVKEFHTWWPPFRVAVLHETGSYTNKKVKLIHEIASCHGILITSYSYIRLMQDNIHSYDWHYVILDEGHKIRNPNAAVTLACKQFRTPHRIILSGSPMQNNLKELWSLFDFVYPGKLGTLPVFMEQFSVPITMGGYSNASAVQVKTAYKCACVLRDTINPYLLRRMKADVKMSLSLPDKNEQVLFCRLTDGQREVYQKFINSKEVYQILNGDMQIFSGLVALRKICNHPDLFAGGPKILKGVPDAEVEEADQFGYWKRSGKMIVVESLLKIWHKQGHRVLFFTQSRQMLQILEVFVRERNYSYLRMDGTTTIASRQPLITRYNEDKSIFIFLLTTRVGGIGVNLTGADRVIIYDPDWNPSTDTQARERAWRIGQKKHVTVYRLLTAGTIEEKIYHRQIFKQFLTNRVLKDPKQRRFFKSNDLYELFTLSSPDVSQGTETSAIFAGTGSDVQVPKHHLKRKLEKPPDNDASKGDFHLTEGSSPKCTKLSNSYSTTHVTSSSSKAIETSEETKGNLEAFDQNSYAKDNAQAATNINSFNKSKEEDLEGADKSTSHLLPGDAGSSENTNCLDPMVAGEIPGAANVNVKGDFSLTCDAAGSWEKQVAKTEDGQLDNHYKCTSKTKHRVDILSHESHKDKSKKKRHKDAKFEGERIPHLVKQKRYRRENSEEKEEDSKKNDDYVLEKLFKKSGVHSVMKHDAIMEASSADHVLVEAEASRVAQDALRALKVSRQRCLGAASGVPTWTGMSGLSGAPAGIKSRFGQKRNSMLLSSHSTCASPAKKCKV
- the ERCC6 gene encoding DNA excision repair protein ERCC-6 isoform X1, which produces MPTDNSHLPDSVQEQDSVTTSSSNCLHNDEELGIEQENGICDNDLDNSVGVPSSASQPSTSMAVPLEVPRRGQPILQINRQQIQSISYSAQAAELKGLGVDVYDQDVLEQGVLQQVDNAINEANKATKIADAEKEYRSVLDDLRSCTTSLKQINKIIEQLSPQAADNKDINRKLDSVKRQKYNKEQQLKKIKAKQKRLQAILVGTEILDKVNEIEFEEDEEPGPSCLGSMLMPVQETEWEELIRTGQMTPFGTKIPQKPERKTRQLMLNEASDFEKYLADQAKLSSERKKLSLHKRAKKKLQAKSAQCIAPTSATKEKGGKALSKTDKRLKKHLRKLQKHALQIQSKADIPKEKKYPETKKSGREQEDDSGESEYVPDEELFDPEATEEEEKQASSHAENDSDYELRNLPRKRKCLVKRDFKEAEDDADFFPSSEDEEHTPKKGKVKRWRDDGDKDYYKQRLRRWQKERLKDKEHQTAEELSEESDTEFEEGFKVPGFLFKKLFKYQQTGVRWLWELHCQQAGGILGDEMGLGKTIQIIAFLAGLSYSKIRTRGSNYRYQGLGPTVIVCPATVMHQWVKEFHTWWPPFRVAVLHETGSYTNKKVKLIHEIASCHGILITSYSYIRLMQDNIHSYDWHYVILDEGHKIRNPNAAVTLACKQFRTPHRIILSGSPMQNNLKELWSLFDFVYPGKLGTLPVFMEQFSVPITMGGYSNASAVQVKTAYKCACVLRDTINPYLLRRMKADVKMSLSLPDKNEQVLFCRLTDGQREVYQKFINSKEVYQILNGDMQIFSGLVALRKICNHPDLFAGGPKILKGVPDAEVEEADQFGYWKRSGKMIVVESLLKIWHKQGHRVLFFTQSRQMLQILEVFVRERNYSYLRMDGTTTIASRQPLITRYNEDKSIFIFLLTTRVGGIGVNLTGADRVIIYDPDWNPSTDTQARERAWRIGQKKHVTVYRLLTAGTIEEKIYHRQIFKQFLTNRVLKDPKQRRFFKSNDLYELFTLSSPDVSQGTETSAIFAGTGSDVQVPKHHLKRKLEKPPDNDASKGDFHLTEGSSPKCTKLSNSYSTTHVTSSSSKAIETSEETKGNLEAFDQNSYAKDNAQAATNINSFNKSKEEDLEGADKSTSHLLPGDAGSSENTNCLDPMVAGEIPGAANVNVKGDFSLTCDAAGSWEKQVAKTEDGQLDNHYKCTSKTKHRVDILSHESHKDKSKKKRHKDAKFEGERIPHLVKQKRYRRENSEEKEEDSKKNDDYVLEKLFKKSGVHSVMKHDAIMEASSADHVLVEAEASRVAQDALRALKVSRQRCLGAASGVPTWTGMSGLSGAPAGIKSRFGQKRNSMLLSSHSTCASPAKKCKDADTIKKENVKKCSSNGYFDGKSGESSSSALDSSSLLAKMRARNHLILPQEAGSEGDENYQQASAPATCSTEYDELLVDVRNFIAFQARVDGEASTQEILHHFESKLPAAQSCVFRELLRNLCTFHRNPNGEGVWRLKPEFR